One Rhea pennata isolate bPtePen1 chromosome 3, bPtePen1.pri, whole genome shotgun sequence DNA segment encodes these proteins:
- the LOC134138213 gene encoding uncharacterized LOC128706666 homolog, with protein sequence MKTSWSRKNFLLVAGLSLIGVHVGSILVNLVAKKSVQSHSEIKKDRRE encoded by the coding sequence ATGAAAACTAGCTGGAGTAGGAAGAACTTTCTGCTTGTGGCAGGACTGTCGCTTATAGGTGTCCATGTTGGTAGTATCCTTGTAAACTTAGttgcaaaaaaatctgttcaatcgcattcagaaattaaaaaagatcGTCGTGAATGA
- the MKKS gene encoding molecular chaperone MKKS, producing MSRVEAKKPSLCISEPLTKDTVHQSLSVLSDVLKSCYGPAGRLKQLHNGMGGYVCTTSQSSAVLRCLSVSHPVLKVLTASVQNHITRFSDCGLFTAILCCSLIENFKSINFLSHTVIKISKHLLSLCTDYLKSEACGCRVSVDFSNLETVFCLVRSILTSKPACMLSKTEVDHLTTLIVKAFLLTVPCHVETNAVLGKCVIVPVKGRRVVDSTVFPGLLLEIPENQLAKSLSVKRTSSNIIKIALFCVSMSGDSFSPEEGSITVHHGISLEMSELDQLLNVGKQLLNDEIGLVVCQKVIHPSLKQYLKENHIVTVDRVGLPMMEPLSQMTGSKPIASIYSFSPSCYGSLKDVRTESFASKHFVHLIPNDTLVCSLMLCNRNDTTWDELKRAYETAEHVLQLTIKEPLALLGGGCTETHLASYIRHKSCNLSTSSFKDIECSQTQYQLVADAFCRSLESVACSLNHDDGDIFTDMVYGHCWFVPSGFSSVSSWSDLISKCGCGINNNTSNLNWRVLQSQFSSPVLQSCPKESSVKATDFLILDCFAAKCSGLQVAVETANLILDISCIIEDQN from the exons atgtctcGTGTTGAAGCTAAAAAGCCTTCATTATGTATTAGTGAACCTTTAACTAAAGATACAGTTCATCAGTCACTATCTGTGCTAAGTGATGTATTGAAATCTTGCTATGGTCCTGCTGGTAGGCTTAAACAGCTCCACAATGGTATGGGAGGCTATGTTTGCACAACTTCACAATCTTCAGCTGTACTCCGTTGTCTTTCTGTCAGTCATCCTGTGTTAAAGGTTTTGACAGCCTCTGTACAGAATCATATAACCCGCTTCAGTGATTGTGGCTTATTTACTGCCATTCTTTGCTGTAGTTTGAttgaaaactttaaaagcatAAACTTTTTGTCTCATACTGttattaaaataagcaaacatcTTTTGAGCTTATGTACTGACTACCTCAAATCTGAGGCCTGTGGTTGTCGAGTATCTGTGGATTTCAGTAATCTTGAGACTGTCTTTTGTTTGGTACGTAGCATATTAACAAGCAAACCTGCTTGCATGCTTAGTAAAACAGAAGTTGATCATCTCACTACCCTGATTGTAAAGGCTTTTTTACTTACTGTTCCATGTCACGTTGAAACTAATGCTGTTTTAGGAAAGTGTGTAATAGTGCCTGTGAAAGGTAGAAGAGTTGTAGATTCTACAGTTTTTCCTGGACTACTGCTAGAAATACCGGAAAATCAGTTGGCAAAATCACTATCTGTCAAAAGAACTTCTTCAAACATCATCAAGATAGCACTTTTTTGTGTGTCTATGTCAGGAGACTCTTTCAGTCCTGAAGAAGGAAGTATAACAGTCCATCACGGAATTTCTCTAGAAATGTCAGAACTGGATCAGTTACTTAATGTAGGAAAGCAGTTGCTTAATGATGAGATTGGCCTTGTAGTGTGCCAGAAAGTTATTCATCCGTCCTTGAAACAGTATCTGAAAGAGAATCATATTGTCACTGTAGACAGAGTTGGACTACCTATGATGGAGCCCCTGAGTCAAATGACAG GTTCAAAGCCTATAGCTTCCATATATTCTTTCTCTCCCAGTTGTTATGGCAGTTTGAAGGATGTACGCACTGAGAGTTTTGCCTCAAAACACTTTGTGCATCTAATTCCTAATGACACACTTGTCTGCAGCTTGATGCTCTGTAACAGAAATGACACCACATGGGATGAATTGAAG CGTGCCTATGAAACTGCAGAACATGTGTTACAGTTAACCATCAAGGAACCTTTGGCCCTGTTAGGAGGTGGCTGTACAGAAACTCACTTGGCTTCGTACATAAGACACAAG agTTGTAATCTGTCAACTAGCAGTTTTAAAGATATAGAGTGTTCTCAGACACAATACCAATTGGTTGCTGATGCTTTTTGCCGCTCACTGGAGTCTGTAGCTTGCTCACTGAATCATGATGATGGAGACATTTTTACAGACATGGTTTATGGGCACTGTTGGTTTGTTCCATCAGGTTTTTCTTCCGTCTCCAGCTGGTcagatttaatttcaaaatgtggcTGTGGGATTAACAATAACACTTCAAATCTCAATTGGAGGGTTTTGCAAAGCCAGTTTAGCTCTCCTGTTCTACAGAGCTGCCCTAAAGAGTCTTCAGTAAAAGCTACTGACTTTCTGATACTGGACTGTTTCGCTGCAAAATGTAGTGGCTTACAAGTAGCTGTGGAGACAGCCAATTTGATCTTAGATATTTCATGCATAATTGAAGATCAAAATTAG
- the LOC134138212 gene encoding uncharacterized LOC128706665 homolog produces the protein MGLKAFWKDYKVLIVMGTSLGLVHWGWFNIKSSPIFQVKTEESFVPEPGIVAYVMRNEHKSKEK, from the coding sequence ATGGGTCTTAAAGCCTTCTGGAAGGACTACAAAGTTCTGATTGTTATGGGAACTAGCCTTGGGCTGGTACACTGGGGGTGGTTTAACATCAAGTCCAGTCCTATTTTCCAAGTGAAGACAGAGGAGAGTTTTGTTCCAGAACCTGGGATTGTGGCATACGTGATGCGAAATGAAcacaaaagtaaagaaaagtaG